The DNA region AGAAGTTTCTGACATCAGCAACATGGTTACTTGTTTCTGGTATTTTCACAAAAGTCATAAATGGTCAGCTTAGTTCTCAAATTAAGGCAGTTATAGTTTTTTGGAGGATCAAAGAAACACTTCCAGGCTGTCGAGCTTTTTCATATTTCATGGATAGAGACCCAAGGATAAACCCGAATGTCTTACAAGCAAAATTTGGCAATCTTCCAAGTAACCCAACCGAACAAAATCGGCTTTGGTATAAGATATACAAAAAACATGAATTAAAAAAATCGGTTGAAGATGCACATAAAAAATTTCTCCTGACTAGAGATTTAGCTAGCTTAAGCTTTTTAGGTTTTGGTGTTTTAGGTATATCTGGATATTTGATGTTCGCCAATTTTTATACCTGGATGATTTATACATCTACACTATTAGTTACGTTTCTTATCACATCTCAGGCTGCCAGAAATTATGGCATAAAGTTGGTCAGTAATGTGTTGGCGGAAGAAAGTAGCATTTAGCTTTATCAACCTTGCCGCGCAAGATGTCAGGCGCACCCCACAGGTGGCTTTCTAACTGTCGTTGGATAATTTTGCCGATGTAAGTGAGAGGTAGCGTACTGGAGATAATAGTTTCCTTCATTAAGAGTTAGCGTATGCGGTTAAAATAACAAGACATATAAAATGGATTAGCTCCAATAAGAGTATATCTCTTGAGTTTTAGCTAATCATTTTACTCCGATTTGTCCTAAAGCTTCTAGGGGAGAATTATTCTGATGAAGAATTAACTTGTTCGGTTGGTTTTTCTTCTTCTGCTGGTTCTTCTTTAGAATTTACCTGTTCGGTTAGTTGTTCTTCTGCTGGTTCTTCTGCTTGTTCTTCTGGGATGAGGGCTTCTAGTTTTTTTAAGAGTGCCTGCACTTGTTTCCACTTCTTCGGGTCTGACCAGATTTTGGATTGACTGAGGCGACGGGTAATTGATTGAATCGTGGCTTTGGGAGATTCTGTAGTCACTTGAGGTTGCAGCGCTTTGACTCGCTCTCGAATCTCACTGAGTGATAAATCAAGAGTGATGGCTGATTCTAATAGCGATTGTCGAAGATCGGTGTCTTTGACTCTGGCAACCGTTTGAGCTTTGGTGTATTCAATTTTTCCGGCTCTGAGTGCTGATAAAATATCAGGCGGTAACTTCAAGAGTGGCAGGCGACTGGAAGCAAACGATTCCCAACTTAGCTTGCCCAATTCATCAAAAACTGCCATTATGCCCTGCCCTTGTTCATTGCCCAAAACGTTTTGGGCAACTTTTCCTTTAGCTTCATGCTGCATCCTGTAGAGCAAATTAGGAATGTCGGTAACGGGTATTGAGAGCCGAATAGCCAACAGTTGCAGGATTCCTTCCGTCTCCTCTACTGGGTTGAGGTCTTCTCGCAGCAGGTTTTCTACTAAACTAACTTGCAGGGCTTGTTCGTCGGTAAGCTCACGAATGGTAACTGGCACTTCTTTGAGTCCAGCTTCTTGAGCAGCTTGATAGCGTCTTTCTCCTGCTACCAACTCGTACTGGTTTTCCAGTTGTGTCAGAGGACGGACAAGTAAGTTCTCCAAAATCCCGTGATTTTTGATGGATTGAACCAGTTGCTCCATCTTAACTGGGTCGAAGTATCGCCGGGGCTGGCTGGAAGGAAGGGAGATAGAGTCGATTGGCAGCATCAATGGAGCGGTGGGCGGTTCTTCTTCTCCCATCAACACGTCGATATTGGCTTTGGCTTTGTAAGGAAGTTCTGTTTTGCGGGTTCGCGATGGCATTAGAGTTGCTCCA from Tolypothrix sp. NIES-4075 includes:
- a CDS encoding ParB/RepB/Spo0J family partition protein, with the translated sequence MPSRTRKTELPYKAKANIDVLMGEEEPPTAPLMLPIDSISLPSSQPRRYFDPVKMEQLVQSIKNHGILENLLVRPLTQLENQYELVAGERRYQAAQEAGLKEVPVTIRELTDEQALQVSLVENLLREDLNPVEETEGILQLLAIRLSIPVTDIPNLLYRMQHEAKGKVAQNVLGNEQGQGIMAVFDELGKLSWESFASSRLPLLKLPPDILSALRAGKIEYTKAQTVARVKDTDLRQSLLESAITLDLSLSEIRERVKALQPQVTTESPKATIQSITRRLSQSKIWSDPKKWKQVQALLKKLEALIPEEQAEEPAEEQLTEQVNSKEEPAEEEKPTEQVNSSSE